In Streptomyces sp. HUAS ZL42, the DNA window AGGCCGGCGTCAACACGGTGGTCGTGGAGTCGACGGGCAACTACAAGGGCATGCTGTCCAACCTGGCCTTCTCGCTGTCGCTGTACAGCGGCCAGATGTGCACCACCCCGCAGAACCTGCTGATCCCCCGCGACGGCATCCGCACCGACGAGGGTCCCAGGACCTTCGACGAGGTGGTCGCCGACCTCGCCCGCTCCGTCGACGGCCTCCTCGGCGACGACGCGCGCGCGAACGCCCTGCTCGGCGCCATCGTCAACCCCGACGTCAAGGCCCGTCTTGAGGCCGCTTCGGGACTCGGCGAAGTCGCCCTCGCCTCCCGGGAGGTCGCCAACCCGGAGTACCCGGACGCGGTGGTCCGCACTCCGGTGATCGTCAAGCTGGACGGCGCCAAGCCGGACGACGAGGCCGCCTACATGAGCGAGTGCTTCGGCCCCGTCTCCTTCGCCGTCGCGGTCGACTCGGCGACCCACGCGGTGGAGCTGCTGCGGCGGACGGTCCGCGAGAAGGGGGCGATGACGGTCGGCGCGTACACCACCGACGAGGAGGTCGAGCGGATCGTCCAGGAGGTCTGCCTCGAGGAGGCGGCCCAGCTGTCGCTGAACCTCACCGGCGGGGTGTACGTCAACCAGACCGCCGCCTTCTCCGACTTCCACGGCTCGGGCGGCAACCCGGCGGCCAACTCGGCACTCACGGACGGGGCGTTCGTGGCCAACCGCTTCCGGGTGATCGAGGTCCGCCGGGAGGCTTAGGGCCCGTCCGGCGGATCAAGTCGCAGGAAAGCAGCGGCATCTGATCAGCGCGGGTGAGCGGGGCCCGGTGCGTCCGGTTGCGGGGCGGAGGAGGGAGCCGACACGATGGGGGAGTCGGCGACCGACGACAACGCGGCAGATGGGCGTGCCAGGTCCCGCGTCTGCGGCATGATCCGCTGGGCATGCGGGCATGCACCTGCCGGTCGTCACCACGCTCCCTCAGGACGCCGGCGCGCCCCCGGTCGCGCTCCAGTGGTACAGCGTCATGGCCACGCTGGTCGCGAGGTTGTAGCTGGAGACCTGGGGGCGCATCGGCAGGGACAGCAAATGGTCGGCACGCGCGCGTAGTTCGGCCGAAAGGCCGCTGCGCTCCGAACCGAAGGCGAGGAGGGCGTCGTCCGGGAGCTTGACGCCCCGGATGTCGTCGCCCTCCGGGTCGAGCGCGAACACCGGCCCGGGCGGCAGCTCGTCGACGGCGAGCCGCTCCACGGCGGTCGCGAAGTGCAGGCCCGCCCCGCCGCGTACGACCGTCGGGTGCCAGGGGTCGAGGGTGCCGGTGGTGACGACACCGGTCGCACCGAATCCGGCGGCCAGGCGGATCACGGCACCCGCGTTGCCCAGGTTGCGCGGGTTGTCGAGGACCACGACGGGGGCCGAGCGGGGGATGTGCCGCAGCTTCTCCAGATGGGCCGCGCGTGAGGGACGTACGGCCAGTGCGGCCACCGCGGTGGGGTGCGGGCGCGGCACGAGGGACGTGTATGTCGCCTCCGGGATCTCGGCCAGGAGCGCGTCCAGCGTGTCCCGTACGTCGGGTGCCAGCTCGTCGGCCAGGGCGAGCGCGGCCCGCCGGTCGGCCGCGACCGCCACCGGCACCTCCGCCCCGAAGCGCACGGCGTGCTTGAGGGCGTGGAAGCCGTCGAGCAGTACACAGGTGCTGGCGAGCCGTCGCCAGGCGCTCACGGGATCGGGGGCGGTCATGCCGTGAAGCCTACGTGCGCGTGCTCGGAGTCCCCACGGGCGTGTGCCCGGCGTCCTCGGGGGCGCGCGGGGCGGGCAGCGGCGTACGGTCACCGCGCGATTGCAGCCGCCGAAGTGCCCGCCCACGCGCGCGTGCGGCCAGGTCGCCCAGACGGCGCAGGAACGGCGTGGGCAGGAAGACGGAGTCCGCGGCGATCATCGCCAGCGAGAAGAACGGCAGCCCGAGGACCACCGCGATCACGGCGTGCTCGGTCATCATCACCGCCAGCAGGACGTTCTTGACCCGCCGGTTGAACAGCGTGAACGGGAAGGCGACCTGCGCGGCCACCGTGCCGTAGGTCACGACCAGGACCATGGTGCCGCTGATCGTCAGCAGGTCGGCGAGGGCGGGCCAGGGCGTGAAGTAGTCGAGGTGCAGGGGGTAGTAGACCGCGGTGCCGTCCTGCCAGCGCGAACCCTGGATCTTGTACCAGCCTGCCGTGGCGTAGATCAGACACGCCTCGGCCATGATCACGAGCAGGGCGCCGTTGTGCATGATGTTGGCGATCACGTCGAGCAGGATCCGCGGTTCGGCGGTCTTCGCACGGCGCCCGACGAACCACCACAGACCCTGCGCCGCCCATGCGCCCCAAAGGATCGTCGGCAGCAGCCCGTGACCGCCGATGCCCGCCGCCAGGGCCAGCACGATGCCGACCGCCTTCGGCCGCCCGGAATCGTCGGCGTCCGTGAGCCAGTCCGCGCCGAGCTTCCCGGTCACGGTGGCGACGAGCAGGAGGAGGCCGAACACGGCCCACAGGACCGGGCCGACCCGGTCCGCCACCCGCTCCCCACGCGCGCGTGCCGTATCCGCGAGCCGCTCGCGCCGCGCGTCCAGCGACCACACCCGGCCGCAGCGCGTGAACAGGAGGTAGAGGGACATCAGATGCAGGACGTTGTCGCCGCCGTCGCCCATGAAGACGCTGCGGTTCTGCAGCGACAGCACGCCCACCATGAAAAGCACGGACATCGTGCGGGTGCGCCAGCCCAGCAGAAGCAGCAGGCTCGACAGGACGGCGAGGGCGTACACGGCCTCGAACCAGACCTGGCCGTCGGACCACATCAGGACCGTGAAGGCGCCGTTCGTCCCGATCAGCTGCTGGGCCAGGCCGAAGCTCCACGGGCCGTCGGGGCCGTACAGCTCCTGGCGGTGCGGGAACTCGCGCAGCAGGAACAGCAGCCAGGTGGCGCTGAGACCGATGCGGACCACCGCCGTCTGGTACGGCCCGAGGGCCGACTCGGTGACTCGGGCGATGCCGGCGGAGACCGACAGGGAGAACCGGTTCACTGCGCGCCTCCCCGGGCCTCGTCCGCCGGAACCGACCACCAGGACAGCAGGCGGTACACCGGCTTGAGCGATATCCGCTCCCCGCTCCAGTCGGGCGGGGGCACGCTGGTGGTGCGGGAGCGCACCTGTACCCGCTCGACGACGCCGCCCTCGCCGGCCGCGTCCAGCCGGTCGAGGCGCATCACCACGATGCGGCGCAGATACGTCTCCGACAGGGCGCCGCGCAGGCCCACCGGGCGGTTGTCGTTGCCGTGCGTCCCGGAGAAGAAGTCCCAGGCGCGGCGCAGTTCGTTCTGCTGGGTGTGGCTGGGCAGCAGATTGCCGTCTATGGCCCGGCCGTCCGCGGCGGACAGGTCGTACCAGCCGGTGGTGCGGATCTCTCCGTCCGCCGAGCGGACGTCGGCGCGGACCTCGACCGCGATGTTCTGCTGCAGCGGGTTCGGCGCGAACAGCTTCCAGTTCTGCTCGAACTCCGGATAGATCCAGTCGTCGATCGCCTTGCCGTGCTTCTTGGTGATCGTGTTCGACGGCGCGACGTGCAGAAACACCATGCCTATGTGCACACAGACGGTGATCGCGACGACCGCGAGCGCCAGGGCGGCGCCGATCTGGTAGCGGGGGGAGAGGGCGGCGACTCCGGTACGGGGTTGGGTCTGGGGCGCGCCAGGGGGCTGCACAGCCGCGGCGGACTCTGCGCCGACCCGGGCCTCGGGTGGGGTCGCGGGTGCGTCCGGCCCACGCGGGGCGTCCGCGCCCCCCTCGCTGGCCTCCGTTCCGCCGTGCGCTTCCATTCCGCCCCGTCTCCCCGATTCCGGTCCGTCGTCCGGCTGCCCGGCCGTGAGGCGCCGCACCGCCCCGGAGCACCGCCGTGCGGCGCTCGCACGGAACGGTACTCAGGCCCACCCGCCCGGCACAGCCCCCGCCGGTCCGGCACGGTACGCACCGCGGCCCGTTTGTCCACATCCGGGAGGTTGTCCACAGCACCGGCCCGCGGGTCGTCCACAGCGGGTGACACCTTACGACAGCCCCTCGCCCGAGCCGCCGCACACCGTTCCCTTCTTCTAGAACCTGTTCTATCTTGACGATCCGTCAGATCAGGCATCGGGCCGGTGTGCGTGTGGGAGGGCGGGACCGTGGACTTCACCTTCACCGAGGAGCAGCAGGCGGCGGCCGAGGCGGCACGGGGGGTGTTCGCCGGGGTCGCGCCCGACGGTGTCCCCAGCCCGGCGCTCACCAGGGGAGCCGTCGCCGACCACTTCGACCGTGCGCTGTGGGCCAGGCTCGCCGAGGCGGACCTGCTGAGCCTGCTGCTCGATGAGGAGGCCGGCGGGGCGGGCCTCGACCCCATCGCGCTGTGCCTGGTGCTGCGCGAGTCGGCGAAGGTGCTGGCCCGGGTGCCGCTGCTGGAGAACAGCGCGGCCGCCGCGGCCGTACAGGCCTACGGCGGCCCGGAGCTGAGGTCCTCGCTGCTCGCCCGGGCGGGCCGCGGCGAGGTCGTGCTGACCGTCGCCGCGCACGGCCGCACCGGCCACGACCCGGCTGAACTGGCCGTGACCGCACGGCAGGAAGGCGACGTGTGGGTGCTGGACGGGGTGCAGACCGCGGTGCCCTGGGCGTACGACGCCGACTTCGTCCTCGTACCCGCGCACACCGGCGACGACCGCAGCGTCCTCGCCCTGGTCGCCCGCGGCCACGACAGGGCCGAACTCGCCGAGCAGACGTCCACCAGCGGCGAGCGGCTCGGCGAGCTGCGGCTGGAGTCCGCGCGGGTCGCGGACCGGGACGTCATCGACGCCGACGGGGCGTGGGAGTGGCTGCGGGAGCTCCTGGCCACGGGGACGTGTGCGCTGGCGCTCGGGGTGGGTGAGCAGGTCCTGCGGATGACCGGGGAGTACACGAGCAAACGGGAGCAGTTCGGGCACCCCGTCGCCACCTTCCAGGCCGTCGCCGTGCAGGCCGCCGACCGTTACATCGACCTGCGAGCGATGGAGGCCACCCTGTGGCAGGCCGCGTGGCGGATCGGCTCCGGGACGCAGGGTGCGCTGCCCGCCTCCGGGGACGTGGCCGTCGCCAAGATCTGGGCGGCGGAGGGCGTACGGCGGACCGTGCAGACGGCACAGCATCTGCACGGCGGATTCGGCGCGGACGTCGACTACCCGCTGCACCGCTACCACGCCTGGGCCAAACACCTGGAGCTGTCGCTCGGCCCGGCCGCGGCACACGAGGAGGCGCTGGGGGACCTGCTCGCGGCTCACCCGCTGAGCTGAGGGCCGCGATGCTCGGTGCGCTCAGAGGACGTAGCCGGACTGGCCTTCGTCGGTCACCACGGGCCGGCCCGCTGCCGCCCACACCTGCATGCCCCCGTCCACGTTCACGGCGTCGATGCCCTGCTGGACGAGGTACATCGCGACCTGGGCCGAACGGCCGCCGGAACGGCAGATCACATGGACGCGGCCGTCCTGCGGCGCGGCCTCGGTCAGCTCGCCGTACCGGGCGACGAACTCACTGATGGGGATGTGCAGCGCCCCTTCGGCGTGACCCGCCTGCCACTCGTCGTCCTCACGGACGTCCAGCAGGAAGTCGTCGTCCTTGAGGTCCGTGACCTCGACCGTGGGCACACCAGCTCCAAAATGCATGCCTCCGACGCTACCCGACACGACCCCGGCCCGAAGAAGGCCCAGGGCAGGCCTAGGGCCGGCCTAGGCCTCTTCCGGCGGCGGATCCTGCCGCAGCTCCTCCGCCAGTTCCGCCTCCCGCTCGGCGACCTGCGCCAGGAGCTGGTCGGCGATCTCGTCCAGGAGACGGTCGGGGTCGTCCGGGGCCAGGCGGAGCATCGCGCCGATCGCACTCTCCTCCAGCTCCCGCGCGACCAGCGTGAGCAGTTCCTTGCGCTGGGCGAGCCACTCGAGACGGGCGTAGAGCTCCTCGCTGCGGCTCGGACCCCGCTCCTCGGGCGCCGGCCCCGCGGCCCACTCCTCGGCGAGCTCGCGCAGCATGGCCTCGTCGCCACGGCCGTAGGCGGCGTTGACGCGCGTGATGAACTCCTCGCGCCGCGCCCGCTCGCCCTCGTCCTGCGCCAGATCGGGGTGGGCCTTGCGGGCCAGCTCCCGGTAGAGCTTGCGGGCCTCGTCGCTGGGGCGCACCCGCTGTGGGGGCCGTACCGGTTGGTCCGTGAGCATCGCCGCGGCCTCCGGAAACAGTCCGTCGCCGTCCATCCAGCCGTGGAACAGCTCCTCGACGCCGGGCATGGGCAGCACCCGGGCCCGGGCCTCGTCCGCCTTGCGCACATCCTCGGCGTCGCCGGTGCGGGCGGCCCTGGCCTCCGCGATCTGTGCCTCCAGCTCGTCGAGCCGGGCGTACATCGGGCCGAGCTTCTGGTGGTGCAGACGCGAGAAGTTCTCGACCTCGATACGGAAGGTCTCCACCGCGATCTCGTACTCGATCAGCGCCTGCTCGGCGGCCCGCACGGCCCGCTCCAGTCGCTCCTCGGGCCGGGGCGCACCGTCCTCGGGCGTCGCCCGGGTCCCACCGGCGACACCCTCCTGCTCAGCTTCCGGGCTCGTCACCCGACCAGCGTAGGCCACCGCCCGCCCGGGCCCGCTCCCGAACTCCTCCCCCTGCCCGCCCATCTCACCGACCGAGCTCGGGGCAGTCCGCCACGACCCACTCCGCCCGCAGGTCCCGGCAGGCCACGACCAGCGTCCCCGGCCGGCAGGCGATCTCGTGGGTGCAGCCCTCGGCGTGCGGGAGCACCTCGTCGAGGATCACGTCCCCGAGGGCCGCCACGTCACAGACGTCCAGGACGTCCACCTGGAACCGCGAGATGCCCGTGTACCGGATGAGCAGGTCCTCGTCGTGCTGCCGGCAGTTGTGACCGAAGCGGATCTCGATCTCGTCGTCACCGCTCCGGCGTACCGCCTGCGGTTTGAGGTCCTTCACACACCGCTTGCCGGAGAAGTCGTAGTGCCCGGGGGCGGTGGCGAAGGCACGCGCCCCCGGCGGCAGCTGCTCCGCCAGGAGGGGCAGTCGCTCCAGATAGGGCCGCGGATCGATGACACCGGCCGGCCCACCGACCTCTCCGTCGAGATCCACGTACTTCATCGCACGCACCACGCCAGGAGCACCATGCCCCTCACACCCCCATCTCCGCCGCGATCCGCCCCGCCCGCACCGCCGCGACCAGATCCGCGTGGTCCGCTTCCGTGCGGTCGGCGTAGGCGACGGCGAACGCGGCGATGGCCTCGTCCAGTTCCTCGTTCTTGCCGCAGTAGCCGGCGACCAGACGCGGGTCGGCGCTGTGGGAGTGGGCGCGGGCCAGCAGCGCACCGGTCATGCGGCCGTAGTCGTCGATCTGGTCGGCGGCGAGCGCTGCCGGGTCGACGCTGCCCTTGCGGTTGCGGAACTGCCGTACCTGGAAGGGCCGTCCGTCGACCGTCGTCCAGCCCAGCAGGATGTCGCTGACGACCTGCATGCGCTTCTGGCCGAGCACCACCCGGCGCCCCTCGTGGTCCGTCTCCGGCGCCTCGAAGCCCGCGCTCACCAGGTGTGGCACCAGGGCGGACGGCCGTGCCTCCTTCACCTGGAGGATCAGCGGCTCACCGCGGTGGTCCAGCAGCAGGACGACGTACGACCGGGTGCCCACGCTGCCCGTGCCGACGATGCGGAAGGCGACATCGTGCACCGCGTGGCGGGACAGCAGGGGGTGGCGGTCCTCGGCGAGCGTGGTCAGGTACTGCTCCAGAGAGGCGGCCACCGCCGCGGCGTCCGCGTCCGGGACGCGCCGCAGCACCGGCGGGGCGTCCAGGAAGCGGCGCCCGCCGTCCTCGGTGGCCTCGGTCGACTTCGCGGCGAAGCGCCCGCTGGTGTTGGCCCGCGCCTTCTCCGAGACCCGTGCCAGCGTGCCGACCAGGTCGTGGGCGTCGGTGTGGGACACGAGCTCCTCGTCCGCGATGGCGTTCCACGCGTCCAGGGCCGGGAGCTTGGCCAGCAGCCGCATGGTGCGGCGGTAGGAGCCCACCGCCCCGTGCGCCGCCCGGCGGCAGGTGTCCTCGTCCGCGCCGGCCTCCCGGCCCGCCAGCACGAGGGAGGCGGCGAGCCGCTTCAGGTCCCACTCCCAGGGACCGTGGACCGTCTCGTCGAAGTCGTTCAGGTCGATGACCAGGCCGCCGCGGGCGTCGGCGTACAGACCGAAGTTGGCCGCGTGCGCGTCGCCACAGATCTGGGCGCGGATCCGGGTCATGGGGGTGCGGGCCAGGTCGTACGCCATGAGGCCCGCCGAGCCGCGCAGGAACGCGAACGGCGTGGCCGCCATCCTGCCGACCCTTATCGGCGTGAGCTCGGGGATTCTGCCCCGGTTGGACTCCTCGACCGCCGCGACGGCGTCCGGGCGGGAGCCGTCCAGGTCGAGGGCGGCATGCCCCCTGCGGGACACCTTGCTGCGCAGCGCCCTGCCCTCCTCCTTGGGCGAGCCCGCCGGGGGCCACTCGGAGAAGCCCCGGACCCGGGGAAGCCGACGCACCGGACCCACGTCCGCCCCGGCGCCCGTCACTCCGGAGTCCGACCCTCCAGAATCCCCCACTGCCGCGCCGACCTCGGTCATGTCGACCGCCTCCCCCTCGCACATACGCACGAACTTCAATACGGACACGAACGCCGACTTCAGCACCGAATCCGACGCGAACATCAACTCGTGCAGACCGTACAGCCGGTGGCCGAAACGCGTCAGACCCTGTGGACAACTCCACTGCTGTGGAAAACCCTCGCGAGAACGCCCGAACCATCGCATGGGACAGTGCCGTATGCCCACCCTCCTGATCACCGGCGCCACAGGGTTCGTCGGCACCCACGTCACGCGTGAGGCACAGCGCGGGCAGGCCGAGGTACGGCTCATGTCGCACCGCCGGCCGCTCGAGGGCCCCGGTCGCTCAGTCGTCCGCGCCGATCTTTCGGATCCCGAGTCGCTGCGCGGGGTGTGCGACGGGGTCGACGTCCTGATCCACTGCGCCGCACAGATAGGCGGCACCGACGAGGCCAACGAGGCCGTCAACGCCCGCGGCACCGCCGCCCTGGTCGCGGAGGCGGCCCGCGCGGGCGTCTCCCGCATCGTCCAGCTGAGCACGGCGTCCGTCTACAGCCGCGGCACCTTCCGGGGCAGCCTCCCCGAAGACCTCACCCGCAACCCCGGCTCACCCACCTCCCGCACCCGCGCGGCCGCCGAGGACGCCGTCCTCGCCGGCGGTGGGGTCGTGCTGCGGCCGCATCTCGTCTACGGGGAGGGCGACGCCTGGGTGGTCCCGGGCATCACCCGGCTCCTGCGCAACCTGCCCGGCACCGTGGCGGGCTGGACGTCCAAGACGTCACTGATATCGGTCACCGCCCTCGCCCGGCTCCTGATGGCGACCGCGCTCGCCCCCGCCACGGACCTGACCGCAAACGTCTACCACGCCGCCCACCCGGAGCCCGTCACCGTGGAGACGCTGCTTCGCACCGCCGCCGCATGCACTGACATCCCCTGGCCGGAAGAAGATCTCACGGTGGACCAGGCGCGCAGGAGTCTCGAAGAACAGGGTCAAGGAACCTCCGCCCTCGACATGCTGACGACCGATCACTTCTTCGACAGCTCCCCGATCTGGACCGACCTCCGCATCGACCCCGGCCCCGCCTTCACCACCGACTTCGCACGCGTGGCGCCCTGGTACCGCCGGGCCCTGGGCAGCATCTGACCGGCCACCGCTGTTTCACGTGAAACACCAGCCTTCGCCGACCAGTACAACCACGCCACCGGCGGACGGGACGCCAAGGACGACTCCTGCCAAAAGCCCTCCCCGATCACGGCAACCTTTGTATGCGTGGCGGCAACTGGCACGTAACTGGGTCCCAGACCAAGGCCCACTGCGCCAGAAGGACAAGCCGTTGCCAGATCAAAACCGCTCTCATCGCCGTCCTCCGGCAACCCGCCGCGTGCTCGCCGCCGCCGTGGCTCTCGCCGCCGCGGGTGCTGCCGTACCGCTGGTCGCCCTCGCCGCACGCACGCCGGAGGCCCGCACGCCGACCACGGCCGCCGAAGCAGCGGCCGGCAGCGGCCGCTACTTCGGCACGGCAGTGGCCACGGGCAGGCTCGGGGACTCGGCGTACTCCACCATTCTCGACCGGGAATTCAAGATGATCACCCCGGAGAACGAGATGAAGTGGGACGCCATCGAACCCTCCCGCGGGTCGTTCAACTTCGCCGCCGCCGACTCGATCGTCAGCCACGCCTCCGCGCACGGCCAGCGAATGCGCGGCCACACCCTGGTCTGGCACTCCCAGTTGCCCGGCTGGGTCCGCTCCATCACCGACGCCAACACCCTGCGCAGTGTGATGAAGAACCACATCACCACCGAGATGACCCACTACAAGGGCAAGATCTACGCCTGGGACGTGGTCAACGAGGCGTTCGCCGACGGCGGCGGCGGCCGGCACCGCAGCTCGGTGTTCCAGGACGTGCTGGGCGACGGGTTCATCGAGGAGGCCTTCCGCACCGCCCGGAACGCCGACTCCTCGGCCAAGCTCTGCTACAACGACTACAACATCGAGAACTGGTCCGACGCCAAGACCCAGGGCGTCTACCGCATGGTCAAGGACTTCAAGTCCCGCGGCGTGCCCATCGACTGCGTCGGCTTCCAGAGCCACTTCGGCGCCGGCGGCCCGCCGGCCAGCTTCCAGACCACCCTGTCCAACTTCGCCGCGCTCGGCGTGGACGTCCAGATAACCGAACTCGACATCGCCCAGGCATCCGCCACCGCGTACACCAACGCCGTCAAGGCCTGCGTCAACGTCGCTCGCTGCACGGGCATCACGGTGTGGGGCATCCGCGACAGCGACTCCTGGCGCACCGGTGAGAACCCCCTGCTGTTCGACGCGGGCGGCAACAAGAAGCCCGCCTACAGCGCCGTGCTCACCGCCCTGGGCAGCACCAGCAGCGGCGGCACGCAGGCCGGGGGCATCACCTCCGGCACCGTCTACACGCTCTCCAACGCGGCCGCCGGACGCGTTCTCGACGAGCCCGCGGGACAGAACGGCAACGGCACCCCGCTCCAGGTGTGGGACGCCAGCGGCGCCTCCAACCAGCAGTGGCGAGCCAGCCGGAACAGCGACGGCTCCTACACGCTCACCAACGTCGCCAGCGGCCGGGTACTGGACGAGCCGGTCAACCAGACGGCCAACGGGACGAGGATGACGGTCTGGGACGCCAACGGCGGCGCCCACCAGCACTGGAAGGCCAGCCGGAACAGCGACGGCTCCTACACGCTCACCAACGTCGCCAGCGGCCGGGCGCTGGAGATCCCCGGCGGTCGGACCGCCAACGGCACTCCCGTCCAGATCTGGGACTCCAACGGCGGCGGCGCCAACCAGCACTGGAACTTCAAGCCGACCGCGGCGCCGAAGAGCGACACGTGTGCTCTTCCGTCGACGTACCGGTGGACCTCGACGGGCGCGCTGGCGCAGCCGGCGAACGGGTGGGCCTCGTTGAAGGACTTCACCAACGTGACGTACAACGGCAAGCACCTGGTCTACGGGACGAACTACTCGGGATCGGCCTACGGCTCCATGGCGTTCAGCCCCTTCACGAACTGGTCGGACATGGCGTCGGCCCGCCAGACCGGCATGAGCCAGAAAGCGGTGGCGCCCACACTGTTCTACTTCGCGCCCAAGAACATCTGGGTGCTGGCGTACCAGTGGGGTTCGTGGCCCTTCAGCTACCGCACCTCCAGCGACCCCACCAACCCCAACGGCTGGTCCGCGCCGCAGCCGCTGTTCACCGGCAGCATCCCCCGCACCGAGTCCCCCACCGGCCCGATCGACCAGACCCTGATCGCCGACGACCAGAACATGTACCTGTTCTTCGCCGGTGACAACGGCAAGATCTACAAGTCGACCATGCCGATCGGGAACTTCCCCGGCAACTTCGGCTCGTCGTACACGACGGTCATGAGCGACACGGTGAAGAACCTGTTCGAGGCGCCGCAGGTCTACAAGGTCAAGGGCCAGAACCAGTACCTCATGATCGTCGAGGCGCGGGGTGCGAGCGAGCAGCGCTACTTCCGCTCGTTCACGGCCTCCAGCCTGAACGGTCCGTGGACCCCGCAGGCCGCAAGCGAGAGCAACCCCTTCGCCGGCAAGGCCAACAGCGGCGCCACCTGGACCAACGACATCAGCCACGGCGA includes these proteins:
- a CDS encoding TrmH family RNA methyltransferase; translation: MTAPDPVSAWRRLASTCVLLDGFHALKHAVRFGAEVPVAVAADRRAALALADELAPDVRDTLDALLAEIPEATYTSLVPRPHPTAVAALAVRPSRAAHLEKLRHIPRSAPVVVLDNPRNLGNAGAVIRLAAGFGATGVVTTGTLDPWHPTVVRGGAGLHFATAVERLAVDELPPGPVFALDPEGDDIRGVKLPDDALLAFGSERSGLSAELRARADHLLSLPMRPQVSSYNLATSVAMTLYHWSATGGAPAS
- a CDS encoding HTTM domain-containing protein, which encodes MNRFSLSVSAGIARVTESALGPYQTAVVRIGLSATWLLFLLREFPHRQELYGPDGPWSFGLAQQLIGTNGAFTVLMWSDGQVWFEAVYALAVLSSLLLLLGWRTRTMSVLFMVGVLSLQNRSVFMGDGGDNVLHLMSLYLLFTRCGRVWSLDARRERLADTARARGERVADRVGPVLWAVFGLLLLVATVTGKLGADWLTDADDSGRPKAVGIVLALAAGIGGHGLLPTILWGAWAAQGLWWFVGRRAKTAEPRILLDVIANIMHNGALLVIMAEACLIYATAGWYKIQGSRWQDGTAVYYPLHLDYFTPWPALADLLTISGTMVLVVTYGTVAAQVAFPFTLFNRRVKNVLLAVMMTEHAVIAVVLGLPFFSLAMIAADSVFLPTPFLRRLGDLAARARGRALRRLQSRGDRTPLPAPRAPEDAGHTPVGTPSTRT
- a CDS encoding DUF5819 family protein, encoding MEAHGGTEASEGGADAPRGPDAPATPPEARVGAESAAAVQPPGAPQTQPRTGVAALSPRYQIGAALALAVVAITVCVHIGMVFLHVAPSNTITKKHGKAIDDWIYPEFEQNWKLFAPNPLQQNIAVEVRADVRSADGEIRTTGWYDLSAADGRAIDGNLLPSHTQQNELRRAWDFFSGTHGNDNRPVGLRGALSETYLRRIVVMRLDRLDAAGEGGVVERVQVRSRTTSVPPPDWSGERISLKPVYRLLSWWSVPADEARGGAQ
- a CDS encoding acyl-CoA dehydrogenase family protein, with product MDFTFTEEQQAAAEAARGVFAGVAPDGVPSPALTRGAVADHFDRALWARLAEADLLSLLLDEEAGGAGLDPIALCLVLRESAKVLARVPLLENSAAAAAVQAYGGPELRSSLLARAGRGEVVLTVAAHGRTGHDPAELAVTARQEGDVWVLDGVQTAVPWAYDADFVLVPAHTGDDRSVLALVARGHDRAELAEQTSTSGERLGELRLESARVADRDVIDADGAWEWLRELLATGTCALALGVGEQVLRMTGEYTSKREQFGHPVATFQAVAVQAADRYIDLRAMEATLWQAAWRIGSGTQGALPASGDVAVAKIWAAEGVRRTVQTAQHLHGGFGADVDYPLHRYHAWAKHLELSLGPAAAHEEALGDLLAAHPLS
- a CDS encoding rhodanese-like domain-containing protein, whose translation is MPTVEVTDLKDDDFLLDVREDDEWQAGHAEGALHIPISEFVARYGELTEAAPQDGRVHVICRSGGRSAQVAMYLVQQGIDAVNVDGGMQVWAAAGRPVVTDEGQSGYVL
- a CDS encoding J domain-containing protein; the encoded protein is MTSPEAEQEGVAGGTRATPEDGAPRPEERLERAVRAAEQALIEYEIAVETFRIEVENFSRLHHQKLGPMYARLDELEAQIAEARAARTGDAEDVRKADEARARVLPMPGVEELFHGWMDGDGLFPEAAAMLTDQPVRPPQRVRPSDEARKLYRELARKAHPDLAQDEGERARREEFITRVNAAYGRGDEAMLRELAEEWAAGPAPEERGPSRSEELYARLEWLAQRKELLTLVARELEESAIGAMLRLAPDDPDRLLDEIADQLLAQVAEREAELAEELRQDPPPEEA
- a CDS encoding DUF2252 domain-containing protein; its protein translation is MTEVGAAVGDSGGSDSGVTGAGADVGPVRRLPRVRGFSEWPPAGSPKEEGRALRSKVSRRGHAALDLDGSRPDAVAAVEESNRGRIPELTPIRVGRMAATPFAFLRGSAGLMAYDLARTPMTRIRAQICGDAHAANFGLYADARGGLVIDLNDFDETVHGPWEWDLKRLAASLVLAGREAGADEDTCRRAAHGAVGSYRRTMRLLAKLPALDAWNAIADEELVSHTDAHDLVGTLARVSEKARANTSGRFAAKSTEATEDGGRRFLDAPPVLRRVPDADAAAVAASLEQYLTTLAEDRHPLLSRHAVHDVAFRIVGTGSVGTRSYVVLLLDHRGEPLILQVKEARPSALVPHLVSAGFEAPETDHEGRRVVLGQKRMQVVSDILLGWTTVDGRPFQVRQFRNRKGSVDPAALAADQIDDYGRMTGALLARAHSHSADPRLVAGYCGKNEELDEAIAAFAVAYADRTEADHADLVAAVRAGRIAAEMGV
- a CDS encoding NAD-dependent epimerase/dehydratase family protein; its protein translation is MPTLLITGATGFVGTHVTREAQRGQAEVRLMSHRRPLEGPGRSVVRADLSDPESLRGVCDGVDVLIHCAAQIGGTDEANEAVNARGTAALVAEAARAGVSRIVQLSTASVYSRGTFRGSLPEDLTRNPGSPTSRTRAAAEDAVLAGGGVVLRPHLVYGEGDAWVVPGITRLLRNLPGTVAGWTSKTSLISVTALARLLMATALAPATDLTANVYHAAHPEPVTVETLLRTAAACTDIPWPEEDLTVDQARRSLEEQGQGTSALDMLTTDHFFDSSPIWTDLRIDPGPAFTTDFARVAPWYRRALGSI